One region of Synechococcus elongatus PCC 11801 genomic DNA includes:
- the trmFO gene encoding FADH(2)-oxidizing methylenetetrahydrofolate--tRNA-(uracil(54)-C(5))-methyltransferase TrmFO produces MAATTQPVIVIGAGLAGTEAAWQIAQAGVPVILYEMRPQRQSPAHHSESFAELVCSNSFGAMASDRAAGLLHEELRRLGSLIFSKVREHQVPAGGALAVDRALFSEDLTRTLADHPLIEIRREELRSLPTDGIVVLCTGPLTSPDLAEDLQQFTGQDYCSFFDAASPIVTGESIDQAIAFRASRYDKGEAAYLNCPLDREQYLAFREALITAEQAELKDFEQESAKFFEGCLPIEELARRGEDTMRYGPLKPVGLFDARLGDWRDPENRSRRPYAVVQLRQEDRAGNLWNLVGFQTNLRWGEQKRIFQMIPGLTQAEFVRFGVMHRNTFINAPQLLDPSLQFRQRPTLLAAGQLIGTEGYSAAVAGGWLAGTNAARLALGRSPLVLPDTLVSGSLFRFISSAEPKYFQPMPPNFGILPNLEQPPRSKKDRYAAYRDRALQDLNGWQQVHSVGNPPSVPSLATAIAH; encoded by the coding sequence ATGGCAGCAACAACGCAACCCGTAATCGTGATTGGAGCAGGGTTGGCGGGAACCGAGGCTGCTTGGCAGATTGCCCAGGCGGGCGTGCCGGTTATCCTCTACGAGATGCGGCCCCAGCGCCAGAGTCCAGCGCACCACAGTGAATCCTTTGCGGAGCTGGTCTGTAGCAACTCCTTTGGCGCGATGGCTAGCGATCGTGCAGCAGGACTGTTGCACGAGGAACTGCGGCGGTTAGGGTCGCTGATTTTCAGCAAAGTCCGTGAGCATCAGGTTCCCGCTGGTGGAGCTTTGGCGGTCGATCGCGCCTTGTTCAGCGAAGATCTGACCCGCACTCTTGCCGATCATCCCTTGATTGAGATTCGGCGCGAGGAACTGCGATCGCTGCCGACGGATGGCATTGTTGTGCTCTGCACTGGCCCACTGACCAGTCCCGACCTCGCGGAAGATTTGCAGCAATTTACTGGACAGGACTATTGCAGCTTCTTCGATGCAGCTAGCCCGATCGTCACGGGTGAATCCATCGATCAAGCGATCGCGTTTCGGGCCTCCCGCTATGACAAAGGCGAAGCAGCTTATCTCAACTGCCCTCTCGATCGCGAGCAATATCTGGCCTTCCGCGAAGCCCTGATCACGGCAGAACAGGCGGAACTCAAGGATTTTGAGCAAGAGTCAGCCAAATTCTTTGAAGGCTGCTTGCCAATTGAAGAATTGGCGCGGCGCGGCGAAGATACGATGCGCTACGGGCCGCTCAAGCCAGTGGGACTGTTCGATGCTCGCTTGGGAGACTGGCGCGACCCCGAAAATCGGAGTCGCCGTCCCTATGCGGTTGTCCAGCTTCGGCAGGAAGATCGGGCCGGTAATCTGTGGAATTTGGTCGGCTTCCAGACCAATTTGCGCTGGGGCGAACAAAAGCGGATTTTCCAAATGATTCCAGGGCTGACTCAAGCTGAGTTTGTCCGATTTGGGGTTATGCACCGCAATACCTTTATCAATGCGCCCCAACTGCTTGACCCCAGTCTGCAATTCCGGCAGCGACCGACACTTTTGGCTGCAGGTCAGTTGATTGGCACAGAAGGCTATAGCGCAGCGGTGGCTGGGGGCTGGTTGGCCGGAACCAATGCGGCACGTCTGGCCTTGGGGCGATCGCCGCTTGTTCTACCCGACACTTTGGTCAGCGGTTCGCTCTTCCGTTTCATCAGCAGCGCAGAGCCTAAATATTTCCAACCCATGCCCCCCAACTTTGGCATCCTGCCCAATCTGGAACAGCCGCCTCGCAGTAAGAAAGATCGCTATGCGGCCTATCGCGATCGCGCCCTCCAAGACTTGAATGGCTGGCAACAGGTTCATTCAGTTGGCAATCCACCCTCAGTCCCGAGTTTGGCGACGGCGATCGCTCACTAA
- a CDS encoding metal ABC transporter solute-binding protein, Zn/Mn family — MKIALGSAKALGFVCVTALLWGCQQNTISSDRNRPKVVATTAVLCDLAKQIGQDSIDLTCLLKPDQDPHVYTPTPEDRRAVEEAQLVLYGGYDYEPSLIRMVQATQSTTPKLAVFEAAVPKPLLGEAHDHDHGHDHGEDHDHDHAEEKTAENTKVAEPTPDPHVWHDARNGVAIAQVVTQALSDLQPAEAATYQQREQAIAAELEQIQAWIPQQIASIPAAQRRLITTHDSFGYYAQAYGLTESGAIAGLSTQEQPTPTRLTELVDSLRAAQVPTVFRETTSNPQLIGTVAQEAGVQVFAQPLYVEGPGGPESPAPNYQQMLIHNTCAIATGLGGRCQPLQLPS, encoded by the coding sequence ATGAAGATTGCGTTGGGTTCTGCTAAAGCACTGGGATTCGTCTGTGTCACTGCGCTGCTCTGGGGCTGTCAGCAAAACACCATCAGCAGCGATCGCAACCGGCCCAAAGTCGTGGCAACAACGGCTGTTCTCTGCGACTTAGCCAAGCAAATTGGTCAGGACAGCATCGATCTGACTTGCTTGCTGAAGCCCGATCAGGATCCCCACGTCTACACCCCCACCCCTGAAGACCGGCGGGCTGTGGAAGAAGCTCAATTAGTGCTTTACGGCGGCTATGACTACGAACCGTCCCTGATTCGCATGGTGCAAGCGACCCAGTCGACGACACCTAAACTCGCAGTGTTTGAGGCGGCAGTCCCCAAGCCGTTGCTGGGTGAGGCGCATGATCACGACCATGGTCACGATCACGGAGAGGATCACGATCATGACCATGCCGAGGAGAAAACAGCGGAGAACACCAAAGTCGCTGAACCAACTCCCGATCCGCACGTCTGGCATGATGCCCGCAATGGAGTGGCGATCGCGCAGGTGGTGACCCAGGCACTGAGTGATCTGCAGCCTGCTGAAGCCGCTACCTACCAACAACGAGAGCAGGCGATCGCGGCGGAATTAGAGCAGATTCAAGCTTGGATCCCTCAGCAAATTGCCTCGATTCCCGCAGCCCAACGTCGGCTGATTACCACCCACGATTCGTTTGGCTACTACGCCCAAGCCTACGGTCTGACAGAGTCGGGGGCGATCGCGGGCCTCAGTACCCAAGAGCAACCCACACCGACGCGGCTGACAGAATTGGTTGATAGTTTGCGAGCGGCGCAAGTCCCAACTGTTTTCCGTGAGACCACTAGCAATCCCCAGTTAATTGGCACCGTTGCCCAGGAAGCAGGCGTGCAGGTCTTTGCTCAACCGCTCTACGTGGAAGGCCCTGGTGGTCCTGAATCTCCCGCCCCCAACTATCAGCAGATGTTGATCCACAACACCTGCGCGATCGCCACCGGACTGGGCGGACGTTGCCAGCCGCTCCAATTACCGTCCTAG